A single genomic interval of Aureliella helgolandensis harbors:
- a CDS encoding sulfatase family protein → MKKRHRSSIPRSLATPRVVPGIALAIMLLCGTTSWAAKPNFVITIADDHGVYHSSVYGAGEIQTPNLQQMANERIRFDGVYVASPACAPSRAALFTGRMPYSNGIVGNHEIQLKPGVVSLLPALLEQGYEVVFHGKVGHAGRKHFGQYVPDGVKILGGGGLQQTMTLDQVEAFLQQRPVDAPPLALFLGWTDTHTAWPPKEEARIAPADVVIPPKIFDTPEARVEMTRYVEGAEDIDRRVGQTRRLIAKHLDAKNTLVVYTSDHGMPWPFAKWALYETGIRTPLIAVWPGKIQPSSSTDAMVSWIDLILTLIDLAGGTSPSGIEGRSFAKVLMGETNKHRDVIFATHKGDNEKNVYPIRSVRVGKWKYIRNLHPEFAYTTHTDVWAMETPRDPKHWAHAGHHWQSYIDAAKTAPKAAAFLHDYHSNPAEELYDLESDPFEKNNLATPSHQARTLTKLRELVVQQMQEVDDDQALSGPPRLLRDFALPEIP, encoded by the coding sequence ATGAAAAAACGTCATCGAAGCAGCATTCCTAGGAGTTTAGCTACTCCGCGTGTTGTACCGGGCATCGCACTGGCCATTATGCTGCTTTGCGGGACGACATCCTGGGCCGCGAAGCCGAACTTTGTGATCACAATTGCTGACGATCATGGCGTGTACCACTCATCGGTTTATGGAGCGGGCGAGATTCAAACACCCAACCTTCAACAGATGGCGAATGAGAGAATTCGATTCGACGGCGTCTATGTTGCGTCGCCGGCCTGCGCGCCAAGTCGCGCGGCACTTTTCACGGGGCGAATGCCCTATAGCAACGGCATCGTTGGCAACCACGAAATCCAACTCAAACCCGGTGTCGTCTCACTGCTGCCAGCGCTATTGGAACAAGGGTACGAAGTTGTCTTTCATGGCAAGGTCGGCCATGCCGGCAGGAAGCATTTTGGCCAGTACGTGCCCGACGGAGTCAAGATTCTCGGCGGTGGCGGCTTGCAACAAACAATGACGTTGGATCAGGTTGAAGCATTTCTCCAGCAACGCCCTGTAGACGCTCCACCGCTGGCATTGTTTCTTGGCTGGACAGACACGCACACAGCTTGGCCGCCGAAAGAAGAGGCTAGAATCGCACCTGCCGACGTCGTCATTCCGCCGAAGATCTTTGACACGCCCGAAGCTCGAGTGGAAATGACGCGATACGTCGAAGGAGCCGAAGATATCGACCGCCGCGTCGGACAAACCCGAAGACTGATCGCGAAACACCTGGACGCGAAGAACACATTGGTCGTTTACACGTCGGACCATGGGATGCCGTGGCCTTTCGCAAAATGGGCTCTCTACGAAACGGGAATCCGTACTCCTTTGATTGCAGTTTGGCCCGGAAAAATCCAACCGAGTTCGTCGACAGACGCGATGGTCAGTTGGATTGACCTAATACTGACACTGATCGACTTGGCCGGTGGAACGTCGCCGTCGGGGATTGAGGGGCGGTCGTTCGCTAAAGTGTTGATGGGCGAAACCAACAAACATCGTGACGTAATTTTCGCCACACACAAAGGTGACAACGAAAAGAACGTCTACCCGATTCGCAGCGTCCGCGTGGGCAAGTGGAAGTACATCCGCAACCTGCACCCCGAATTCGCCTACACCACACACACCGACGTTTGGGCAATGGAAACGCCGCGGGACCCCAAGCACTGGGCACACGCCGGCCACCACTGGCAATCGTACATCGATGCAGCGAAAACCGCCCCGAAGGCAGCAGCTTTCTTGCATGACTATCACAGCAATCCAGCTGAAGAACTCTACGATCTAGAAAGCGATCCGTTCGAGAAAAACAACTTGGCCACACCCTCCCATCAAGCTCGCACACTAACGAAACTGCGTGAGTTGGTTGTCCAGCAGATGCAAGAAGTCGATGACGATCAGGCGCTCAGCGGACCACCGCGCTTGCTAAGAGATTTTGCATTGCCAGAAATACCGTAG